From the Papaver somniferum cultivar HN1 chromosome 2, ASM357369v1, whole genome shotgun sequence genome, the window attgattgcaaactttgatttgaagactataaaaggagaactctagaaactggaaaacctaatccccactcctcatgtgtgatactagttgcgactagagtcgattctctttaaccttaggtttttcacgaaaccctgtaggttaacgacttgaagacttcattgggattgtgaagccagacccaactactttctctataattgcatgttctgatcttgctgttttctatcgtgattaagtactatcttctttaatttgctcgagatttaatctccgataggcaagataaaaagtagtcacaaacatcttcgtctcatcgtttgtgattccacaatatcttgtttcgctaccatatgattaagattattgttaggtgattgatatttctatgttgttcttcgggaatataagtctggtatattaattggttcatgttcaccttgatttatcaaaagactgaacaaaacttataggtttatctgtgggagacagatttatctattcaatagatttttctgtgtgagatagattggtttatcaagtcttcgacttttggtcgtaacaactcttagttgtgggtgagatcaactaagggaatcaagtgcgtagagtcctgctgggattcagagatgtaaggagagcaactgtatATTGATtactgtgagattggttagggctcaactacattccagtttgaagttaacttggagtaggctagtgtctgtagcggcttaatacagtgtggtgttcaaatctgggctAGGTTCtaaggtttttctgcgtttgcggtttcctcgttaacaaaatttctggtgtctgtgttatttcttttatgcattatatttgtttatataattgaatatcacaggttttgcgtaagttcaatcaattgtgaatccaacctttggttgttgattatattgattgacacttgaacattggtctttggtaccgttcaagttgtttcacataataattaggctcgcggatttctatctgtttgatttgttgattacattgtgaaacatagATACAACTCTtgcatatatttttattgattgagtctgactgtctagttgattctcttagaattatattggagttgtccatacagattactaagcgaaatattgggtatgattgttagacccccgctttttcaaaatggATTAAGGACCAAAGTTCACCGTGGACCATACAACAAATTATAGGTAGTGTTTTTGGTTCTAGGTACCAAGTCAGGTTTAAAGTCAGAATACATATTTTGGATCATCATAATAACAAAGTTACATTACATGACATATCTATCACGAGGTAGATTTTCATTTACATGGCATATATTGgatcaagaagtagattttgCATCATAGCGTTGATTTTTAGTTAAGAAGTACATTATTTTTTGGTCATGGAACAAGATTTAAACCATGAGTCATGTTTAGCTTTCACGCTAGTTGGGGAACTTAGCGAGGAATTTGTGGATTTTTTGAAGAGGCTGCACAATCACTTTGTCTAGGTTTGATGTTAGCGCAAAGAAATAAAATTTCTTCTTTTACTATAGATTAGGGATTGTCATATAAAAGGGTGTTGGCGCCCAACTCATGACAAGAATTCCTACcagttatttattatttgattttaACTTGCAATTAATTTTTAGATATCATGAAGATTTTAAGTTCAAAAGAATATTTTATATTATGTTAAGGTAAAATTTGTTTGTTTTGACGTTTAAATCCAGGATCTCTATGGTAGACACTAGGATATGGTAATAAATTCTCTAGGATTCGACCCACTAACCCTTACCTAACTTTTACCACAACACCCTCAACAATTCAACAAATTCCAACCTCCGTGTCCTTTTTTTAGTATGCGAAATTTTCCGCGAATGTCCTTCAGTTTCTGTTATATTTACGCCATTTTCTGAGGTGATTGAAAAGGTGGAGGGCATTTTTGGTTTTTCGGCCAGgaccatttccaatctttttgtgataaatttccaatctttttgtgaTAAATTGAAAAAAAGTCAGGGACCACATTGACACAAAAACAACATATATAAAGTCCtccctccctcgcttcgctcggtcggcctaaTTATGTTAAGGTAAAATTTATTTGTTTTGATGTTTAAATCCAGGATCTCTATGGTAGCACTAGGATATGGTAATAAATTTGAATCAATACACCAAATTTTGCATTAGAGTGCATTAAGATTATGAATGACGAGATAATTTTTGATCTCgaagttagattttttttttttaaatttttttttgaatgttgagGATAAATTTTGAGCTcgaatttttttatctttttttttcattttcagaaAGACACGCTACCTACAAGTCCAAATAGCTaggcataaaaaaaaaaatctcttttattTCGATGTTGACGAAGTGTAAGATATGATCACAACTTCCCCTATATAGTTTATGGCCCTTTATTTTCAATATCACGAATATAAACCTTTTtttctgattaaaaaaaaaaatcgctgGTATGATCACAATTACACTACAGTGACATCTGCACATTTCTGGTCCTTAAACCCATTCTAGATCGCTTAACCTAGTTCATCGCCAAACGTTTGAGGGCAGCTAGAGCTAGACATTGCCATCCCGTCACATCGTTATCTCCGTCCAATGCCAATACCCAAGTGTCCACCAACAAAGCacagtaaaataaaaataataccaaAAATAACTTCATCTCATCACCATTACATCACAGATCTCCTCCACAaatatcaatcaatcaatcattggGGCTTAAAAACACTAGACACTAGTTTTCTACCTCTCTGAGATCTAACGGCGGTGACCGTTAAAcataaaataagaagaaaaaaacaccGATTAAAGCCCACCTCGATTACTTAACCAAACCGAGACATTAAGGGGCAGCTATAACATAGGCTGCTCTCCACTCTCTTCTCTGTTTTATGCCCTTTGCCACTCGCCAAAGGGTCCAACCACAGTCTTATTTAGGTAGAGGTTCCTCCGAATCAAACACCATATTCAATTTCAAAAACCCCATTCGAGTTCTTAATCATGGCTGCTCAATTAGCTCTTAATCAGGTCAGTTTAATTTAGTTGctgtattttgattttatttgttattaGCTCGTTTTTTCTGTAACTCTAATCGAGGGTTTTCTTGTTATAGGGTTCGAATGTATCTGTTCGAGTCGGAATTAGTGATTCATCTCCAAGGGTATCAGGATTTCAGGTATAATTCATCATTATCACACTGGGTCTTTTTTGATTTGTCTTGATTTATTGTAATGATTTTGAGAAATCACTCTCAGAAGTACTAAAAACTAAAAAGGTGGTCCAATTTTGAAAACCCAGTTTTCACTAGTGAACAAATTGTTGTTTTGTCTTTTGGATTATGGTTTTGAAATTAATCTCAATAAGGGTTTACtgtattttattgattaaattggtGATTACTGATTATTAGTACAATATATTCTGTAGGAATTTGGTGTTTTGAGATTCCATCATGAAGGGTTTAGTGCTTGTTAGTGATTAATTTTGAACAAGTTTGTTGATTACTGATTATTACACAGTATGTTGTGTAGGAATGTGAGTTGACTTTTGAGGTCTATTTCTCTTTGTACTTAAGTCTATCGGAAAGTTAGGTCACTTTTTATCTGACAGTGGTAGGCAACTGTCTAATTGCTAGTGAGTTACTCGAAGATGGTAATGTGGTGCGCTCCTAATTGTTGTCATGGTGAACCTTTTGGGGTGGTTATTAGGGAGCCATGTCTGCTGTCTCCGAGTATTTGGCGAGCAAGGCACTAGTTATCTAACATTTTGTCTTTTTTCTAACAATCCATATTGACATGTTAGACTTTCTGTTTAATACATCACTGACCATAGACTCGATGACCATTTTTATTATGCAAGCAGTTTGTGAAATTTGTAGTCGTCACTGGATATGGAAATCAGAACATGAAATTGCACACTTTTACTTGCTATGATTTCCTTATTCGAGGTTGCTaatgtgtttttttcttttttgtcagAGACAAAATTTACGGTTTCAGGAGAAACCATGTCTTCCACATTTGTCCTTGAATTTGAAAAGCAATAGCTTGAAATCACGAAATTCGTTCAGAGTATGCATGTCTGTACAACAAGCGAATGTACCAAAGGTTGCGGTATCACCTTTAGAACTAGAGGATCCTCAAGACCCACCTCTCAATCTACACAAACCTAAGGAACCTTATACTGCAACAATTGTTTCCGTGGAAAGGATCGTTGGCCCAAACGCTCCTGGAGAGACTTGCCACGTTGTGATTGATCATGGTGGCAATGTTCCTTACTGGGAAGGACAGAGTTACGGTGTTATCCCACCTGTATGTAATCTATACTCGTGCAGCTAAAACTAAATAAGATTTTCAGCGCTTGAATATATTTGTATATGGTGATGAAATGAACCGAATTGGTTCTCTTTGCGACTGTCATATAAACAACGTTACTTTTGCATCTCTTTTGTTATTAATGTTTGAGCAGTGTTTAACACACTCAATATAACCTGATTTTCTTTGTTAGAACAGTTAGCTAAGGATTTGGTATCTgtggttttttgtttttaatttacaGGGGGAAAACCCAAAGAAACCAGGAAGCCCTCACAATGTTCGCCTCTACTCAATTGCATCTACCAGGTATGGAGATTCTTTTGACGGAAAGACTGCCAGTTTATGTGTTCGACGTGCTGTATATTACGACCCTGAGACTGGAAAGGAAGATCCCTCTAAAAATGGAGTCTGCAGCAACTTCCTTTGCAACTCGAAGCCAGGAGACAAGGTTCAAGTCACAGGTAATAATGCAATACCTATACCTATTCATTTATTTGGAATAGTCCCACAACAAGTAACCCATACTTATCAACTGCTTTAGATAATGTTTTTTTATACAAGATTACGACAGGGATTCGTTTTGTAGACTATCATACCACAGTCTTGAAATGGCTATATTTGTAACTTTGTATACTGTCGTGCATAGAAAAATCATCTAAACTGAAGTTTTAACTTTGTGACAGGTCCTTCTGGGAAGATAATGCTTTTACCCGAGACCGATCCAAATGCCACACACATTATGATTGCCACCGGAACAGGTGTGGCCCCATATAGAGGATACCTCCGCCGCATGTTCATGGAATCCGTCCCCACATATAAGTTTGGTGGACTTGCATGGCTCTTCCTTGGTGTGGCCAACTCTGACAGTCTTCTATACGACGAAGAATTTTCGAAGTACCAGAGAGATTACCCAGACAACTTCCGTTTCGACAGAGCGCTTAGTAGAGAACAGAAGAATAAAACTGGGGGAAAGATGtatgttcaagacaaaatcgaggAGTACAGTGATGAAGTCTTCAAGCTCTTAGATGGAGGTGCTCATATATACTTCTGTGGGTTGAAGGGTATGATGCCTGGAATCCAAGACACACTAAAAAGAGTTGCTGAGCAGAGAGGGGAGAGCTGGGAAGCAAAACTCTCGCAACTCAAAAAGAATAAGCAATGGCATGTTGAGGTCTATTAGGCGTTCTGGGCTTGTTGATGGATCTGCAGGAACCATATAACTATCTTTACCTGTAATGCTATAGATTTGTGCCCTCATTTCTCAGCCCTAGAGAAGCTTGAGCAGATTCCATGCTCTTGTACTCTGTAGGGGCTATTGTAGGAAAAACTTCACCAATTTTTAATGATCTGTACTTGTTCAGTAGTATCATTTTAAAAAGGTAAAAATCATTTGGTTTGCTCGACTGTCTGTCGTAAAATAAATTCACTTGTACAAGTGAGTGTTTCTGTGCTGTTTTAATTGCACTGTTTTTAGTTTGATATTTGAAGCAGTTTCTCATGTCCAAGTTAAGGACTATTGTGTCGATTTAATCTTTAACCCAAACAGTTCAGTCTGTTGATGGTGACTTTTTTGGTGCTTCTTCTCAGCTTGGCTCACGACGATCAGGTTGAACTGTTAAACTCCTGCCGACCTTCCCCTTCATAGACTGCTGTCTGAACCACACAGGCATCACAGGCTGTTGGCAGCATGATTGTTGTGGAAGCATCATATGCAGGTTTTCCTCTTATCTGTATGTCTCTTTATAAGCTAGCAGTCAGTCTTATCACCCATAGCACCAACTTTTGAGGCATCTCTACATTCTATAGCAATTAAGGAAGTTACTTCAATCAAAACCAATCAGCTGCTCAAATGGATATTACAGAAGCTGAGTCATAGTGAGAATCCAGTCTCCAGCTAAATCACAAGCTTCACCTTGCTTTCCTGCTGCAAATTTTCCTTCTTTTCTATAGCTGCGTAGCATGTCCTTTGTCTACAGATCAGGGACGAGCTCTAAATAGGGATTTCATTTCCCTGATCCATtgaaaaccaattttgggttGGATTTAGTGCCTGGCTGGGTGGAAAGAAATCGGATTTCGGAAGAGGGTTGGTAGCAGGAAGCCTTCTTTAGGATAATTTATTGCAGCAACCCTGTATTTCATCAATTCAATCCATGCATGGAGATAATGACTGCACAAATGATGGGGTTGTGTTGCGTTTTTAGCACAATTGAAATGTTTTGCTTCATCATCCACACAGGTAATTCTTCTCTGcttatatttttcttcaattaaaTCTTATTTTAAACAATATAAAAGACACTAAACAAGGAAGAGTCATGATCCACACTAGAGTAGAGTATAAATTCAACGGTAAACACTAGAGTAGAGTATAATTCAATGAAAAATGAGTGTTCAGGCCTAATAATGTTCTCCCTCTCATGGCAGGCTTATGAGCTTTGAAATGCTTCAGCATAGATGCTGAACCGAAGTATCATTCCTATGTCATAGTCATATGGTCAATGGAAATCATGGTACCATATCTTTTTTATTCTTCTGTCATATGAAACCTCTGGCTATACCAAATATTAAATGATGCATACCAAATCCAATAATATCCTAGAATCTTTGATCTGCACCCCACTTCATGTGCATAAGAAGACACTTGGTAGCTGGTATGACTATGTCCGCAAGCTAGTTGAGTTTGCAGTACCTTACTTCATTAAACAAAGGAAAGTTGTCATATGTTTGATCACTAGGAAAGTAACATACCACCACGTTTCGACAATCCGTGTGTTCAAACATGAGATACAACCATGCAGTACTGACTACCAATAACCTTCGAGAGAAATTTCTGATGAAAAACAGAAAATTCAAGTATGACTTAATCATTAAGGTTATAAAAtaattaacaaaagaaaagagtGGATATGCACAAACTAATAGTTATAGCTAAGAAAAAACGAAAGTTGGTGGATGATGGCATATCATTGTTTTATTCTTTTGGCTTGACTTATCGATCCAGAGTTTATTCAAGTCTTGTTGCCTTCGGCAAAAAACATCTAAAAACTCTGAGTCCTTGTCTATTCAGTTATCAAGAAATTTCTATTGCTTGCCTGGAAAAATGGCATGATCAGAAGATAACAGATTACTATTCTCTGTACGGTGGCCGTCAGAACCAGAAGTGCGAGATTCAGTCTAGGAGGAGAAATAATGGCGCCCTCCATCAGTAGTGGACAAGCTAGAGGTACAAGCAAGAGATCTCATAACAATGAAGGCATCGAAGGCAACCAAAATTCTATCGATGTACTCAGAGATTCTGTCGATATTCCCAGCACTAAACCTTCAGAAGCTGGCAGCAAATCGCCTTCTGTTGAGGAGGCCTTAAAAGGACTCAACTTTATCAGCAAAACATCCACCAAATGGGTCGAGGTTGAGAAGAAATTTGATGGTTTGACATCTTCTACCAATGGTTCACTACATCGTTCTAAATTCGCCGAATGCATAGGTAATGTATATTCACCTACCCATCAAATCAAAACAGCGTGATTTTTCATTTTCCTGTCTCTAAAATGTACTTTTGTTGTGGTTGAATATATATGTAGGGATGGACaaaaaatcagatgagtttgCACTTGAGCTTTT encodes:
- the LOC113350415 gene encoding ferredoxin--NADP reductase, root isozyme, chloroplastic-like → MAAQLALNQGSNVSVRVGISDSSPRVSGFQRQNLRFQEKPCLPHLSLNLKSNSLKSRNSFRVCMSVQQANVPKVAVSPLELEDPQDPPLNLHKPKEPYTATIVSVERIVGPNAPGETCHVVIDHGGNVPYWEGQSYGVIPPGENPKKPGSPHNVRLYSIASTRYGDSFDGKTASLCVRRAVYYDPETGKEDPSKNGVCSNFLCNSKPGDKVQVTGPSGKIMLLPETDPNATHIMIATGTGVAPYRGYLRRMFMESVPTYKFGGLAWLFLGVANSDSLLYDEEFSKYQRDYPDNFRFDRALSREQKNKTGGKMYVQDKIEEYSDEVFKLLDGGAHIYFCGLKGMMPGIQDTLKRVAEQRGESWEAKLSQLKKNKQWHVEVY